From a region of the Fusarium verticillioides 7600 chromosome 9, whole genome shotgun sequence genome:
- a CDS encoding ribose-phosphate pyrophosphokinase codes for MLANLLGVAGVKHVITVDLHASQMQGFFKCPVDNLHAEPILAKWIRHNVSNWREAVVVSKNAGGTKRVTSLADALKLNFGIVTTDRRRVSNMTASMIMRHFDHNVERQPTPLESNRPIPYRGPPASERAVESEATPKRQTPPPRSSRIVTNSQGSPTRVSSSARSVTPNAAEAADPNTTPPAGSPDGEADGEADYDDHKASEVTQGRLVQGRIVEDDYPSPDRSVVDGSVEDDPMTMSHASSFFVPEPQSLGGSGDAAASSDEEDNAFEDPGAEHLITLVGNVKNRTVFIVDDMIDKAGSWIAAAETVVKKGGAKKVYCMATHGVFGGDSLEQLQACECIDQIVVTNSFPIDKDRARSISKLVVLDLSFLLAEAIRRNHYGEALSPLFQHYGD; via the coding sequence ATGCTTGCCAACTTGTTGGGTGTCGCTGGCGTTAAGCACGTTATCACTGTTGACCTTCATGCCTCGCAGATGCAGGGCTTCTTCAAGTGTCCCGTTGACAACCTGCACGCAGAGCCTATCCTTGCGAAGTGGATCCGCCACAACGTGTCTAACTGGCGCGAAGCGGTCGTGGTCTCCAAGAACGCTGGAGGAACCAAGCGGGTGACATCGCTTGCGgatgctctcaagctcaatttCGGCATTGTTACTACAGACAGGAGGCGTGTGAGTAACATGACAGCGAGCATGATCATGAGGCACTTCGATCATAATGTTGAGCGTCAACCCACGCCGTTGGAGTCCAACCGACCCATTCCCTACCGTGGACCCCCGGCTTCCGAGCGTGCTGTCGAGTCCGAGGCTACCCCTAAGAGGCAGACACCCCCCCCTCGCTCCTCGCGAATTGTGACGAACTCACAGGGCTCTCCTACACGGGTTAGCAGCTCTGCCCGTTCAGTGACTCCCAACGCTGCCGAGGCTGCAGACCCCAACACTACCCCCCCTGCTGGATCACCGGATGGCGAGGCCGATGGCGAGGCGGATTATGATGACCATAAAGCGTCTGAAGTTACACAGGGCCGTTTGGTCCAAGGTCGTATTGTCGAGGATGATTATCCGTCTCCTGATCGATCTGTCGTTGACGGCAGTGTGGAAGATGATCCCATGACCATGTCTCATgcttcatcattcttcgTTCCTGAGCCTCAATCTCTCGGCGGATCTGGCGACGCTGCAGCGAGCTcagacgaggaggacaaCGCATTCGAGGATCCAGGCGCCGAACACCTTATCACTCTAGTTGGAAACGTCAAGAATCGAACCGTTTTCATCGTGGATGATATGATTGACAAGGCTGGCTCTTGgattgctgcagctgagacggtggtcaagaagggcggAGCCAAGAAGGTTTACTGCATGGCCACTCATGGTGTTTTTGGTGGCGACAGTCTGGAGCAACTGCAAGCGTGCGAGTGCATCGACCAGATTGTTGTAACCAACAGCTTTCCAATCGATAAGGACAGGGCACgcagcatcagcaagctCGTGGTTCTTGACCTCTCGTTCCTACTGGCGGAGGCCATTCGACGTAACCACTATGGCGAGGCTCTTTCGCCTCTCTTCCAACATTATGGTGATTAG